The following proteins come from a genomic window of Bradysia coprophila strain Holo2 unplaced genomic scaffold, BU_Bcop_v1 contig_138, whole genome shotgun sequence:
- the LOC119073959 gene encoding four and a half LIM domains protein 2 isoform X11, with product MSISNSLSSDMKSKLFLTTKTVGADRIKRAKDNNEDIAVLSSFLPGSAAKEENSRFRCALRYDCRMGDPTMAVPGTKKMEYKTRQWHEKCFSCCVCKTPIGTRSFIPREQEIYCSGCYEEKYATRCIKCNLIITSGGVTYKNEPWHRECFTCTNCTTSLAGQRFTSRDEKPYCAECFGELFAKRCTSCTKPITGIGGTRFISFEDRHWHNDCFICASCKTTLVGRGFITDGADIICPECAKQKLM from the exons ATGAGCATTTCGAATTCTCTATCGTCGGATATGAAATCCAAACTATTTTTAACAACCAAAACAGTCGGCGCTGATCGAATAAAGCGGGCTAAAGACAACAATGAGGATATTGCTGTTTTAAGTTCTTTTTTGCCGGGCTCAGCGGCCAAAGAAGAAAACAGTCGTTTCCGGTGTGCCCTACGATATGACTGTCGTATGGGTGATCCAACAATGGCAGTACCAG GCACGAAGAAGATGGAGTACAAGACTCGCCAGTGGCATGAAA AATGTTTCTCTTGTTGCGTTTGCAAGACACCGATCGGAACGCGCTCGTTTATCCCGAGGGAACAAGAGATATATTGTTCCGGTTGCTATGAAGAGAAATACGCAACAAGGTGCATTAAGTGCAATTTG ATCATAACATCTGGTGGCGTTACATACAAAAATGAGCCGTGGCATAGAG AATGCTTTACTTGCACTAATTGCACTACATCGTTGGCGGGTCAACGCTTTACTAGTCGAGATGAGAAGCCATATTGTGCCGAGTGTTTCGGTGAATTGTTTGCAAAGAGATGCACATCTTGTACTAAGCCTATAACTG GAATTGGTGGTACGCGATTCATTTCATTCGAAGATCGTCACTGGCACAACGACTGTTTCATTTGCGCCAGCTGTAAAACAACATTGGTCGGACGTGGTTTCATTACAGATGGAGCCGATATCATTTGCCCGGAATGCGCCAAACAAAAACTCATGTAA